In the genome of Bradyrhizobium sp. CIAT3101, one region contains:
- a CDS encoding DUF1629 domain-containing protein, which translates to MSDEKSEPIKRSKTIKRRFYDMCPNYRLGGRPGFVMENANVLAPDTGVLESPPGQGFPNYPEPPRFLFDKKIGVAPLDMELFHYYWLVSDRMKVLFEAVDPTGFAFVACDIRVPQGHYTGPPYWLCNVVRVLDAVDETRSRLKVGIVDDPMYRDFGLKYYSTLVPGGAKLVFRENVVASAHVFRMAHMDATIICDQVLKDACKTAGVKGILFRDASHL; encoded by the coding sequence ATGAGTGACGAAAAGTCCGAGCCGATCAAGCGGTCCAAGACGATCAAGCGCAGGTTTTACGACATGTGCCCCAACTATCGTCTCGGAGGGCGGCCGGGATTCGTTATGGAAAATGCGAACGTGCTCGCCCCTGATACCGGGGTGCTTGAGTCACCTCCAGGGCAAGGATTTCCGAATTATCCTGAGCCGCCCCGTTTCTTGTTTGACAAAAAGATAGGGGTTGCCCCGCTGGATATGGAGCTGTTTCACTACTATTGGCTGGTCTCGGATCGAATGAAGGTGCTGTTCGAAGCGGTCGATCCGACCGGATTTGCCTTTGTCGCGTGTGACATCCGCGTACCACAGGGGCACTACACCGGACCCCCATATTGGCTTTGCAACGTCGTTCGTGTCCTCGATGCGGTCGACGAAACGCGATCACGATTGAAGGTCGGTATTGTTGACGATCCGATGTACCGAGATTTTGGATTGAAGTACTACAGCACTCTGGTCCCAGGTGGCGCCAAGCTTGTGTTTAGAGAAAACGTGGTGGCGAGCGCGCACGTTTTCAGGATGGCCCATATGGATGCGACCATCATCTGCGATCAGGTGCTCAAGGATGCCTGCAAGACGGCTGGGGTTAAAGGAATCCTGTTCAGGGATGCGTCACATCTCTAG